Within the Burkholderia mayonis genome, the region TCGGCGAGCGCTGGAACGTGATCGCGAGCTACGCGTACATCGACGCGAAGACGACCGACGATCCGCTCTACGCGGGCAACCGCTTGTGGAACGTTGCGCAGCACACGGCGTCGCTTGCGGCCGTCTACGACGCGGGCCCCGTATTCGGCGGCGACGACCTGCGGATCGGCGCGGCGGGCCGCTACGTCGGCGCGCGGCCGGGCGATTCGGCGAACAGCTTCACGCTGCCCGCGTATGCGACCGCCGACGCGTTCGCGACCTACGACACGCGGATCGGCAAGCAGAAGCTGCAGTTCCAGTTGAACGTGAAAAACCTGTTCAACCGGACGTACTACCCGTCGAGCGTGAACCGGTACTTCGTGTCGGTCGGCGACGCGCGGCAGGTGTCGCTGCTGACGACGCTGCAGTTCTGAGCGGCGGCCCCGTTTTCATTTTCCGATTTCCATATCGATCAGGCGCGCGCCGTGCCGCGCGGCACACGGCGCGGCGCGCGCGGGAGAAACCGATGAAGCAACGATTCGATCGTTTGATGCAGATGCGCCGTCGCGTGCTGCGCGGGTTGGGCGGCGCGGCGCTCGCGTGCGGTCTTGCCGCGGCGGCGCCCGTCGTCGCGTACGCGGGCGCGTCTGCGCCTGTGCCTACGTCTGCGGAACAGCGCGCGTCCGGCGACGCGCTTCGACCGGGCGCCGGCAAGCGCATCGCGATGCTCGTCCAGCTGGGCGGGCCCAATCTGAAAACCGACGAGAACGCGAAAGCGCATCTGGCGTCGCGCGGCTACGCGGTGCGGTTCGTCGACGAAGCGCAGCCCGTCGACGCAGCGGCCGACGCCGATCTCGTGATCGTGTCGTCGACGGTATCGAGCAAGCGCGTCGCGCGCGGCTGGCGCACGCTCGCGAAGCCGCTGCTGACGTGGGAGAACGACCTGCTCGACGATTTCGCGATGACGGGCAAGCGTCACGACGTCGACTTCGGCGAGACGGGCAAGGCGCGCTATCTATGGCTCGTGAACGCGCCGCATCCGATCGCCGCGGGGCTGCCGGCGGGGACGACGAACGTCTACGGTCGGCAGGCGGGGATGAGCTGGGGCAAGCCGGGGCTCGGCGCGAGCATCGTCGCGACCGTCTACGGCGAGCCGGACAAGGCCGCGATCTTCGCGTACGAGACGGGCGCGACGATGGACTATGAAACGCTCGCGCCCGCGCGCCGCGTGATGTTCTTCCTGAACAACGACACGTTCGGCAATCTGTCGCCCGAAGGCGTCGCGCTGTTCGACGCGGCGGTCGACTGGGCGGCGGGCCTGCGCTGAACGGAGCGCGCGCGGCGGGTCGACGATCGGGGGAATCGTCGAAACCGTTGAAACCGTTGAAACCGTTGAATCCGTTGAGATCGGTGGCAATCGAGCGGCAATCGAGCGGTGATCGGGCGGTGATCGGGCGGTGATCGAGCGGTGATCGAGCGGTGATCGAGCGGTGATCGAGCGGCGATCGAGCGGCGATCGGCGAAACCGTCGAGACCGCCGGAGTCGTTCGTGTCGATGAAGGCCGAGGTCTCGATCAGCAACGCGTCGATCGCGAGATCGACGGGACCGTCGACGCCCGATCGTCCGGACGAAGTGGAGGGCGGGCGGCGAAGGCGCAAGGATGGACGCGGGCCGGTCCTCCGGGCTCGCGCGAGACACGACGCGTCGAATACGGCGTCCGGCCCGCAGCCGCCCGCCTAGCCAGCTTCCCGCGCGAGCCCGCCGCGCCCGAACCCCGAGCCGAGCACGAGCACCGCGAACACGAGCGCGCCGCTCGCCGCTTGCTGCCAGTAGAAGTTCCAGCCGATCAGCAGCAATCCGTTCGCGACGAAGCTGACGAGCAGCACGCCGATCAGCGTGCCCGCGACGTTCGGCCGGCGCGTCGCGGACAGCGTCGCGCCGATGAACGTCGCGCCGATCGCGTTCAGCAGATACGCGTTGCCCGCTTGCGGCGCGTACGATTTGACCGTCGACGACAGCACGAGCCCCGCGACGCCGTAGATCAGCGCGCTCGCGACGAACACGCCCGCCGCGAGCGCGCCGACGCGCAGCCCCGAATAGCGCGCGACGCCCGGCTGCGCGCCGAGCGCGCGCACCTGCCGGCCGAGCGTCGAGTGCTCGAGCGCGAGATGCAGTGCGAGCGCGAGCGCCGCGACGATCCACAGCGGCAGCGCGACGTTGACGAACGCGCCGTGTGCGAGCGCATCGAACGCGGGCGGCGGCGCGGCGGACAGCAGATAGATCGGCTGTCCGCCGCCCGTCGCGAGCTGCTGGATCGTCTGGCCGATGAACAGCGTGCCGAGCGTCGCGAGAAACGGCGCGATCCCGAGCCGCGTGACGAGGAGCGCATTGCCCGCCCCCACCGCGAGCGCCGCGCCGAGTCCCGCGAGTGCGGCGGGGGCGAAACCCGCGCGATGCGCGAGCGCCGCGACGAACGCGAGGCTCGCGACATCGATCGCGGTGCCGAGCGACAGATCGATCGCGCCGATCGACAGCGCGAGCGTCATCCCGAGCGCGGCGATCGCGAGCAGCGCGAAGGTGTTGACGAGCACGTGCTCGACGTTCGCAAGCGTCGCGAAGCCCGGCGCGGCGACCGTGAAGAACACGAGCACGGCGACGAGCGCGCCGACGACGGCGAAGCGCTGCAGACGGTCGAATGCGTCACGCATCGAACGGGCCCTCCGACTGGCGGCGGCGCAGCAGCGCGACGGCTGCGACGACGAAGAGAATCAGCGCGCCCTCGACGCCGCTCATCCAATAGCTCGACACGTTGTTCAACTGAAAGCCGTTCGCGAGCATGCCGACGAACAGCACGGCGACGAGCGTGCCGGGAATCGTCGGCACGAGCCGCCGCGAGAATACGACGCCGAGCAGCACTGCCGCGACGACGGGCAGCAGGTTGTCGCCCGCGCCGGGCGCGCTGCCGCTCAGGAGCGTCGACGATGCGAGCGCCGCGAGCGCGGCGGCGAGGCCGCATGCGAGGTAGCTCGACGCGACGTAGCGGCGCGCGTCGACGCCCGCGGCGAGCGCGGCCGCGCGATGCGCGCCGACCGCGTGCAGCCGCAGCCCGTAACGGGTCCGGTGGACGAGCACGCCGAGCGCGGCCGCGACGCTCACGAGCGCGTACGCGAGCCACGGCGCGCCGAACGGACCGGCGCCCGCGAGCGCGGCGACGAGCGGGCTCGCGGACGGCAGCGGCGTGTTCTCGGTCAGCACGAGCTCGAGGCCCGCGCAGACGTTCATCGTCGTCAGCGTCGCGAGGAGCGGCAGGATTCGCAGCCACGCGACCGCCCATGCGTTGAGCGCGCCGACCGCGACGCCCGCCGCGCAGGTCGCGGCGAATGCGATCGCGTCGCCCTGTCCGTCGCGCGTGACGACTGCGAATACGGCCGCGCACAGGCCGAGATTCGCCGCGATCGACAGATCGAGCCCGCCTTTGATCGCGTCGGCGCCGCCGCCGATCATCACGATCGTCAACCCGAACGCGAGCAGGCCGGTGACGGCGCTTTGCTGCAGCACGTTGCCGAGGTTCGCGAACGTCAGGAACAGCGGCGAACTGACGGAAAAGCCTGCGATCACGACCGCGAGCGCAAGCCATGCGCCGCCGCGAACGAGGACGCGGCGGTCGATTGGGCGATTGCGCGCGTCCGCGCGTGACGTGGCCGGCGTGCCCGATGTGGCCGCATCCGCGCGGCCGAGATCGAATGCGCGGGCGCTGATGCCGCTCTTTTTCGCTGGCCAAGACATCAGGCGGCCTCCGCGGCGGGCGGCGCGGCGTTCGTATCGGGCGAAGCCTCCGCCGGATTCGCCGCATCATGCTCGCCGGCGCCCGCATTGCCGCGCTGCGGCTCGCGCGCGAGCGTCGCCCAGGCGAGCACGTCCTGTGTGGTCGTCCGCGCGGACGCGCGCGCCGCGACGATCTCGCCGCGCGCCATCACGTACACGCGATCGGTCACGTCGAGCAGCTCGGTCAGGTCGCTCGTGAACAGCAGCACGGCGGCGCCCGAGCGCGCCAGTTCGTCGATCAGCCGGTAGATCTGCGCCTTCGCGCCGACGTCGACGCCGGCCGTGGGCTCGTCGAGCAGATAGACCGTCGACGCGCGCCCGAGCCACTTCGCGAGCGCGACTTTCTGCTGGTTGCCGCCCGACAGGACGCGCACCGGCCAGTCGGCGCGCGCGGGGCGGATGTCGAGTCGGCGGATCAGCGCGTCGGCGGCGTCGGCCTCGCGTCGGCCGCGCACGAAGCCGAAGCGCGACACGCGCGGCAGGC harbors:
- a CDS encoding ABC transporter permease; the protein is MRDAFDRLQRFAVVGALVAVLVFFTVAAPGFATLANVEHVLVNTFALLAIAALGMTLALSIGAIDLSLGTAIDVASLAFVAALAHRAGFAPAALAGLGAALAVGAGNALLVTRLGIAPFLATLGTLFIGQTIQQLATGGGQPIYLLSAAPPPAFDALAHGAFVNVALPLWIVAALALALHLALEHSTLGRQVRALGAQPGVARYSGLRVGALAAGVFVASALIYGVAGLVLSSTVKSYAPQAGNAYLLNAIGATFIGATLSATRRPNVAGTLIGVLLVSFVANGLLLIGWNFYWQQAASGALVFAVLVLGSGFGRGGLAREAG
- a CDS encoding ABC transporter permease; translation: MSWPAKKSGISARAFDLGRADAATSGTPATSRADARNRPIDRRVLVRGGAWLALAVVIAGFSVSSPLFLTFANLGNVLQQSAVTGLLAFGLTIVMIGGGADAIKGGLDLSIAANLGLCAAVFAVVTRDGQGDAIAFAATCAAGVAVGALNAWAVAWLRILPLLATLTTMNVCAGLELVLTENTPLPSASPLVAALAGAGPFGAPWLAYALVSVAAALGVLVHRTRYGLRLHAVGAHRAAALAAGVDARRYVASSYLACGLAAALAALASSTLLSGSAPGAGDNLLPVVAAVLLGVVFSRRLVPTIPGTLVAVLFVGMLANGFQLNNVSSYWMSGVEGALILFVVAAVALLRRRQSEGPFDA